One genomic segment of Flavobacteriaceae bacterium includes these proteins:
- a CDS encoding protein BatD encodes MKTKFIYIVILVFLNCMPVFAQEAVLKATVSKNKLGVNQRLRIEFAINKQGADHFTPPDFKNFKVVGGPSQSISQSWVNGKASFSQSYSYIIQPKRKGEFLIPSASIDLNGKTVRSKPVKIIVLDAVEIPKDPNDPNYIAQQNIHLVAEISKSNPYVGEGVYVEYKLYVSQNISVNDFSITESPQYNGFWNQDIKINGLPVKKGIYNGEEYRYVILKKALLIPTKSGNLSIDSMKMDIVIGVPTGRVDFFGNVISRNITRAFASAKKTVRVKELPLEGKPENFNGAVGDFKYSVTSSKDILKSNESALIKVTVSGKGNLKLFDIPEIVTPSELEVYTPEQKERVNVTSSGLSGFVSKHYTVVPQYKGKYKIPSTSFSYFNPIAKKYNTITSDDVFVNVLEGKELITNSDDNSIAKRPVTVTGANFRYIQTKSTFISDQKEDFFQSNVFYLLLFLPIISIPVGIFVAKKQQEKNKDIVGNKIRKADKLAKKFLSEAQKQLGKKEAFYEALERALHNYLKAKLSIETSDISSEKIAELLTERHVEKSTVNSFIQVLKNCDFARYTPIDNVQMKEAYVHAKNTIALLDKQL; translated from the coding sequence ATGAAAACGAAGTTTATATACATAGTCATTTTGGTTTTTTTAAACTGTATGCCTGTTTTTGCTCAGGAAGCAGTATTGAAAGCCACTGTCAGTAAAAACAAACTGGGTGTTAATCAAAGACTACGGATAGAGTTTGCAATTAATAAACAGGGAGCAGACCACTTTACACCTCCTGATTTTAAAAATTTCAAGGTGGTGGGTGGCCCCAGTCAATCTATCAGTCAATCCTGGGTCAATGGCAAAGCCAGTTTTTCTCAATCTTACTCGTATATTATTCAGCCAAAAAGAAAAGGAGAGTTTCTAATTCCCTCTGCAAGTATCGACCTAAATGGTAAAACAGTACGTTCCAAACCTGTTAAAATTATTGTTTTAGATGCCGTCGAAATTCCCAAAGACCCAAATGATCCCAATTATATAGCCCAGCAAAACATTCATCTGGTTGCCGAAATATCAAAATCCAACCCTTATGTAGGGGAAGGTGTCTATGTTGAATATAAATTATATGTAAGTCAAAACATCAGCGTAAATGACTTTTCCATTACAGAATCTCCACAGTATAACGGTTTCTGGAATCAGGATATAAAAATAAACGGGCTACCTGTAAAAAAAGGCATATATAATGGGGAAGAATATCGATATGTCATATTAAAAAAAGCGCTCCTGATTCCAACAAAATCAGGAAACTTATCCATAGACTCCATGAAAATGGATATTGTAATCGGAGTTCCGACCGGGAGAGTTGATTTCTTTGGAAATGTGATCTCCAGAAACATCACCCGGGCTTTTGCTTCGGCAAAAAAAACAGTACGCGTAAAAGAATTGCCTTTGGAGGGCAAACCCGAAAATTTTAATGGTGCAGTCGGCGATTTTAAATACAGTGTAACCTCCAGCAAAGATATTTTAAAATCTAATGAATCTGCACTTATCAAAGTAACGGTGTCCGGAAAAGGGAATTTAAAACTTTTTGATATCCCGGAAATTGTTACTCCGTCGGAGCTAGAAGTATATACTCCCGAACAAAAAGAACGTGTAAATGTAACCAGTTCCGGCTTAAGCGGTTTTGTCAGTAAACATTATACGGTTGTGCCGCAGTATAAAGGAAAATATAAGATTCCCAGTACCTCCTTTTCTTATTTTAACCCTATAGCGAAAAAATATAACACCATTACTTCCGATGATGTATTTGTAAATGTCTTAGAAGGAAAAGAGCTGATAACCAATTCCGACGATAATAGTATTGCCAAGCGACCTGTAACCGTCACCGGAGCAAATTTTAGATATATCCAAACAAAAAGTACTTTTATTTCTGATCAAAAAGAAGATTTTTTCCAATCAAATGTATTCTATCTCTTGCTGTTCTTACCTATTATTTCAATTCCCGTGGGAATTTTTGTAGCTAAAAAACAACAAGAAAAAAATAAGGATATTGTCGGTAACAAAATAAGAAAAGCAGATAAGCTCGCTAAAAAATTCTTGTCCGAAGCTCAAAAACAATTAGGTAAAAAAGAAGCATTCTACGAAGCTCTGGAAAGAGCATTACACAATTATCTAAAAGCAAAATTGAGTATTGAAACTTCAGATATCAGCAGTGAAAAAATAGCTGAGCTTCTAACTGAAAGGCATGTAGAGAAAAGTACTGTCAATTCTTTTATACAAGTGTTAAAGAATTGCGATTTTGCCCGTTATACTCCCATAGACAATGTACAGATGAAAGAAGCATATGTACATGCAAAAAATACCATTGCATTATTAGATAAACAGTTATGA
- a CDS encoding tetratricopeptide repeat protein → MKKHLLYIWFFISCFVSAQNPETLFKEANDLYKVGKYEEAIALYQKIETLNLISSELYYNLGNCYYKLNHVAETIYNYEKALLINPLNEDANNNLIFAKRLTIDTIEALPKSVIQKFDESYIKKLSYNDWAILAVIFSALGALLFLFFYFSYTPSKKRFYFVSSIICFLFLIISVSFSYKEYNDEQTNSYGIIFAEKTEIKNAPTLNSDAIFTLHEGTKVKVLDAVDNWKKIKLDDGKIGWIDAEDLKVLKII, encoded by the coding sequence ATGAAAAAACACCTGTTATACATATGGTTTTTTATTTCCTGCTTTGTATCGGCCCAAAACCCTGAAACTCTTTTTAAAGAAGCCAATGATTTGTATAAAGTCGGAAAATATGAAGAAGCAATTGCCCTATATCAAAAAATTGAAACTCTCAACCTAATTTCATCCGAATTGTATTACAATTTAGGCAACTGCTACTACAAACTAAATCATGTCGCGGAAACGATTTACAATTACGAAAAAGCACTGCTGATAAATCCGTTAAATGAAGATGCGAATAATAACCTGATTTTTGCCAAAAGACTAACCATAGATACCATAGAAGCGCTACCGAAATCTGTCATTCAGAAATTTGATGAAAGCTATATCAAAAAACTATCCTACAATGATTGGGCAATATTGGCAGTGATCTTCTCCGCTCTGGGCGCTTTATTATTTTTGTTTTTCTACTTCTCATATACCCCTTCTAAAAAAAGATTTTATTTTGTAAGTAGTATTATTTGTTTTCTCTTTTTAATCATCTCTGTCAGTTTTTCATACAAAGAATACAACGATGAGCAAACCAATAGCTATGGAATTATTTTTGCGGAAAAAACCGAAATCAAAAATGCCCCGACACTTAACAGTGATGCTATTTTTACACTTCACGAAGGAACAAAAGTGAAAGTTTTAGATGCTGTTGATAATTGGAAAAAAATTAAACTTGACGACGGAAAAATAGGATGGATAGATGCCGAAGATTTAAAAGTGTTGAAAATTATTTAA
- a CDS encoding carbonic anhydrase (macrophage inducible 5; Mig-5), with protein sequence MKAHTKQTQAAITPEKAIDLLKKGNARFVANKEVERDLLQQVADTSSGQYPFATVLHCVDSRVSAELVFDQGIGDIFSIRIAGNFVNNDILGSMEFTCKLAGTKAIVVLGHTACGAVKGACDDAKLGNLTTLLSKLKPAVNAVTEPSELQFRNSGNIDFVNAVAEKNVYMTMDNIRSKSPTLKEMEDNGEIKIVGAMYDIKDGSVTFY encoded by the coding sequence ATGAAAGCACACACAAAACAAACGCAAGCGGCTATCACACCGGAGAAAGCCATTGATCTATTAAAAAAAGGAAATGCAAGATTTGTCGCTAATAAAGAAGTTGAAAGAGATTTATTACAACAAGTAGCAGATACCAGTTCCGGGCAATACCCGTTTGCTACCGTACTCCACTGTGTAGATTCCAGAGTTTCGGCAGAATTGGTTTTTGACCAGGGAATCGGAGATATTTTCAGTATCAGAATTGCAGGGAATTTTGTAAATAATGATATTTTAGGGAGTATGGAATTTACATGTAAATTAGCCGGAACAAAAGCCATTGTTGTTTTAGGCCACACCGCTTGCGGTGCTGTAAAAGGGGCTTGCGATGATGCCAAATTGGGGAATCTAACTACTTTGTTAAGCAAACTTAAACCTGCGGTAAATGCAGTAACGGAACCCAGTGAACTACAATTCAGAAATTCCGGAAATATTGACTTTGTAAATGCGGTTGCAGAGAAAAACGTATATATGACCATGGACAATATCAGAAGCAAAAGCCCAACTTTAAAGGAGATGGAAGACAACGGAGAAATTAAAATCGTCGGTGCGATGTATGATATTAAAGACGGTTCCGTAACTTTTTACTAA